In Neorhizobium galegae, the following proteins share a genomic window:
- a CDS encoding ABC transporter permease — protein MTARALFAEDMLLGRLVTGIGRSPKAVVAAVVCIILLFAAVIGPYLTPQNPFDLAVLDILDSKLPPGSQSMDGMNYWLGTDGQGRDMFSAMIYGLRTSLGVGVFSGIVALLVGTVLGLIAAYFGGRIDTLIMRVVDLMLGFPTILVALMLLALLGQGLWKVIFALILVQWATFARAVRSAALVEKNKDYVEAAVTLGIGTPRILIGHILPNCLPPLIVIGMLQVANAISAEATLSFLGIGLPITEPSLGLLIANGYQLLMSGEYWISVYPGVLLLVLVFSINIVGDRLREVLNPRLGER, from the coding sequence ATGACCGCACGCGCTCTTTTCGCCGAAGACATGCTGCTCGGCCGCCTGGTAACCGGCATCGGCCGCAGCCCCAAGGCGGTCGTTGCCGCCGTCGTCTGTATCATCCTGCTGTTTGCCGCGGTCATCGGACCCTATCTGACGCCCCAGAACCCGTTCGATCTGGCGGTGCTGGACATCCTCGATTCCAAGCTGCCGCCCGGCTCGCAAAGCATGGACGGCATGAACTACTGGCTCGGCACCGACGGCCAGGGCCGCGACATGTTTTCGGCGATGATCTACGGCTTGCGCACCAGCCTCGGCGTCGGCGTATTCTCCGGCATCGTCGCGCTTCTGGTCGGCACGGTGCTCGGCCTGATCGCCGCCTATTTCGGCGGGCGCATCGACACGCTGATCATGCGGGTCGTCGACCTGATGCTCGGCTTTCCGACCATTCTCGTGGCGCTGATGCTGCTGGCGCTGCTCGGCCAGGGGCTCTGGAAGGTGATCTTCGCGCTGATCCTAGTGCAATGGGCGACATTTGCCCGCGCGGTCAGGAGTGCTGCCCTTGTCGAGAAGAACAAGGACTATGTCGAGGCTGCGGTGACGCTCGGCATCGGCACGCCACGTATCCTGATCGGCCATATCCTGCCCAACTGCCTGCCGCCGCTGATCGTCATCGGCATGCTGCAGGTGGCGAACGCCATTTCGGCGGAAGCGACCCTCTCCTTCCTCGGCATCGGCCTGCCGATCACCGAACCGTCGCTCGGGCTGCTGATCGCCAACGGCTACCAGCTTCTGATGTCCGGCGAATACTGGATCAGCGTCTATCCGGGCGTGCTGCTGCTCGTTCTGGTGTTTTCGATCAACATCGTCGGAGACCGGCTGCGCGAAGTCCTCAACCCCCGACTGGGTGAAAGGTGA
- a CDS encoding ABC transporter permease, translating to MTVFVIRRFLQSIAVLCVTAVIVFIGIYAIGDPAEMLISPDASPAERAQVVASLGLDKPLWEQFFTFAWNALHGDLGRSFVFNRPSISLIFERLPATLELTLTGLVFALLLGIPLGLLSGLKPNTATDEVIMTGSIFGFSLPSFWQGMMLIMIFSVWLGWLPSTGRGQMGEFLGIRSSLFTLDGLTHLILPAINLSLFKLSLVIRLTRTGVRETMPLDFVKFARAKGISERRIVFVHVFKNILIPLITVIGLELGSMLAFAVVTETIFAWPGIGKLLIDSIMRLDRPVVVAYLLVIVSLFIFINFVVDVLYSLVDPRVRLGGAQ from the coding sequence ATGACGGTTTTCGTCATCCGCCGCTTCCTGCAGAGCATCGCCGTCCTGTGCGTGACCGCGGTTATCGTCTTCATCGGTATCTATGCGATCGGTGATCCGGCTGAAATGCTGATCTCGCCGGATGCAAGTCCGGCTGAACGTGCTCAGGTCGTCGCCTCGCTCGGACTCGACAAGCCACTCTGGGAACAGTTCTTCACTTTCGCCTGGAACGCCCTCCACGGCGACCTCGGCCGCTCCTTCGTCTTCAACCGTCCGTCCATCAGCCTGATCTTCGAACGCCTGCCGGCGACGCTGGAGCTGACGCTGACCGGCCTCGTCTTCGCGCTCCTGCTCGGCATCCCGCTCGGCCTCCTGTCCGGCTTGAAACCGAACACCGCCACTGACGAAGTGATCATGACCGGCTCGATCTTCGGCTTCTCGCTACCGAGCTTCTGGCAGGGCATGATGCTGATCATGATCTTTTCCGTCTGGCTCGGCTGGTTGCCGTCCACCGGACGCGGCCAGATGGGCGAGTTTCTGGGTATCCGTTCCAGCCTGTTCACACTGGACGGCCTAACGCATCTCATCCTGCCGGCGATCAATCTGTCGCTCTTCAAGCTGTCCCTGGTGATCCGCCTGACCCGCACCGGCGTACGCGAGACGATGCCGCTCGATTTCGTCAAATTCGCGCGCGCCAAGGGCATTTCCGAGCGTCGCATCGTCTTCGTGCATGTGTTCAAAAACATCCTGATCCCGCTGATCACCGTGATCGGCCTGGAACTCGGCAGCATGCTCGCCTTCGCGGTCGTCACCGAGACGATCTTCGCCTGGCCGGGGATCGGCAAGTTGTTGATCGACAGCATCATGCGGCTCGACCGGCCTGTCGTGGTCGCCTACCTGCTGGTCATCGTCAGCCTGTTCATCTTCATCAATTTCGTCGTCGACGTGCTCTATTCGCTGGTCGATCCTCGCGTCCGGCTGGGAGGCGCCCAATGA
- a CDS encoding LysR family transcriptional regulator, translating into MNFKQLEIFKTIMDTGSTIAAAAQLGLSQSAISRQLASLEEEIGRELFLRDKGRLIPRPEAHLLVDEVDDVAQSVARLRVKVGDVRSGAFGEALIRVAFPHSLATTMLPPILARFKADHPRVTVEILSGPYDAIERMVRGRVADLGFVRLPPEEHSFDTRPLFTSGTTCVMPVGHPLAAKQAIDVNDLARNDLILLGRQRINRNELEHELRRMVPSYRCSLEVHSVETACACAAQGLGIAIVPSLIAEFFRSDAIAMRPFLPDKVSEYGIISMPGAPLSWTAEAFINIIKADSGETTL; encoded by the coding sequence ATGAATTTCAAGCAGCTCGAAATCTTCAAGACGATCATGGATACCGGCTCCACCATAGCGGCGGCGGCCCAGCTCGGCCTGTCGCAGTCGGCGATCAGCCGCCAGCTCGCATCGCTGGAAGAAGAGATCGGTCGCGAGCTTTTCCTGCGCGACAAGGGGCGCCTCATCCCGCGGCCGGAAGCGCATCTCCTGGTCGACGAGGTGGATGACGTCGCCCAGAGCGTCGCCCGGCTGCGCGTCAAGGTCGGCGACGTCCGTTCGGGTGCCTTCGGCGAGGCGCTGATCCGTGTTGCCTTCCCGCACAGCCTCGCGACCACGATGCTGCCGCCGATCCTTGCCCGCTTCAAGGCCGATCATCCGCGGGTGACGGTGGAGATCCTGAGCGGTCCCTATGATGCGATCGAACGTATGGTGCGCGGCCGCGTCGCCGATCTCGGTTTCGTCCGCCTGCCGCCGGAGGAGCATTCCTTCGACACCCGCCCGCTTTTCACCAGCGGCACCACCTGTGTCATGCCGGTCGGCCACCCGCTGGCCGCCAAGCAGGCCATCGACGTCAACGATCTTGCCCGCAACGACCTGATCCTGCTCGGCCGGCAGCGCATCAACCGCAACGAACTGGAGCACGAACTGCGCCGCATGGTGCCGAGCTATCGCTGCAGCCTCGAGGTCCATTCGGTCGAAACCGCTTGCGCCTGTGCCGCCCAAGGGCTCGGCATCGCCATCGTGCCCTCGCTGATTGCCGAGTTCTTCCGCAGCGACGCGATCGCCATGCGGCCTTTCCTCCCCGACAAGGTCTCCGAATACGGGATCATCTCCATGCCCGGCGCGCCGCTGTCCTGGACGGCCGAGGCGTTCATCAACATCATCAAGGCGGATTCGGGCGAAACCACGCTCTAA
- a CDS encoding acyl-CoA carboxylase subunit beta, translated as MRAVLGEVEKRRAEARLGGGEKRIEAQHAKGKLTARERIEVLLDEGSFEEFDMYVTHRAVDFGMAEQKVAGDGVVTGWGTINGRQVYVFSQDFTVLGGSLSETHAQKICKIMDMAVRVGAPVIGLNDSGGARIQEGVASLAGYAEVFRRNAEASGVVPQISVIMGPCAGGAVYSPAMTDFIFMVRDSSYMFVTGPDVVKTVTNEIVTAEELGGAGTHTKKSSVADAAFENDVEALEAVRQLFDFLPLNNREKPPVRPFHDDPARIENRLDSLIPDSAAKPYDMKELIYAIADEGDFFEIQEAYARNIITGFLRLEGQTVGVVANQPMVLAGCLDIDSSRKAARFVRFCDAFSIPILTLVDVPGFLPGVAQEYGGVIKHGAKLLFAYSEATVPMVTLITRKAYGGAYDVMASKHIGADFNYAWPTAEIAVMGAKGATEILYRSELGDPEKIAARTKEYEERFANPFVAAERGFIDEVIMPHSSRRRIARAFASLRNKQVTTHWKKHDTIPL; from the coding sequence ATGCGAGCAGTTCTGGGTGAGGTCGAAAAACGCCGGGCGGAGGCAAGGCTCGGCGGTGGGGAGAAGCGTATCGAGGCGCAGCATGCCAAGGGCAAGCTGACGGCCCGCGAGCGCATCGAGGTGCTGCTGGACGAGGGCTCCTTCGAGGAGTTCGACATGTACGTCACCCACCGCGCGGTGGATTTCGGCATGGCCGAGCAGAAGGTCGCGGGCGACGGCGTCGTCACCGGCTGGGGCACGATCAACGGCCGGCAGGTCTATGTCTTCTCCCAGGACTTTACGGTTCTCGGCGGCTCGCTGTCGGAAACGCATGCGCAAAAAATCTGCAAGATCATGGATATGGCCGTGCGCGTCGGTGCCCCGGTGATCGGCCTGAACGATTCCGGCGGCGCCCGCATCCAGGAAGGTGTCGCCTCGCTCGCCGGCTACGCGGAGGTTTTTCGCCGCAATGCGGAGGCCTCCGGCGTCGTACCGCAGATCTCCGTCATCATGGGGCCCTGCGCCGGCGGTGCGGTCTATTCGCCGGCCATGACCGACTTCATCTTCATGGTGCGCGACAGTTCCTACATGTTCGTCACCGGTCCCGACGTGGTGAAGACCGTGACCAACGAGATCGTCACGGCCGAGGAGCTTGGCGGTGCCGGCACCCACACGAAAAAATCCTCGGTCGCCGATGCCGCCTTCGAAAACGACGTGGAAGCGTTGGAGGCCGTCCGCCAGCTCTTCGATTTCCTGCCCCTGAACAACCGCGAAAAGCCGCCCGTCCGCCCCTTCCACGACGATCCGGCCCGCATCGAGAACCGCCTCGACAGCCTGATCCCCGACAGCGCCGCAAAACCCTACGACATGAAGGAACTGATCTATGCAATCGCCGACGAGGGCGATTTCTTCGAGATCCAGGAAGCCTATGCGAGAAACATCATCACCGGCTTCCTCCGCCTCGAAGGCCAGACGGTCGGCGTCGTCGCCAACCAGCCGATGGTGCTGGCCGGCTGCCTCGATATCGACAGTTCCCGCAAGGCGGCCCGCTTCGTGCGTTTCTGCGACGCTTTCTCGATCCCAATCCTGACCCTGGTGGACGTGCCGGGTTTCCTTCCGGGCGTGGCGCAGGAATATGGCGGCGTCATCAAGCACGGTGCAAAACTGCTGTTCGCCTATTCCGAAGCGACCGTGCCCATGGTCACGCTGATCACGCGAAAAGCCTATGGCGGCGCCTATGACGTCATGGCCTCGAAACATATCGGCGCCGATTTCAACTATGCCTGGCCGACCGCCGAAATCGCCGTCATGGGTGCGAAGGGAGCGACCGAGATCCTCTACCGTTCGGAACTCGGCGACCCGGAGAAGATCGCGGCGCGGACGAAGGAATACGAGGAGCGTTTCGCCAATCCGTTCGTGGCGGCCGAACGCGGTTTCATCGACGAGGTGATCATGCCCCATTCGTCGCGCCGCCGCATTGCCCGCGCCTTCGCCTCGCTGCGCAACAAGCAGGTGACGACGCATTGGAAGAAACACGACACGATCCCGCTGTGA
- the yghU gene encoding glutathione-dependent disulfide-bond oxidoreductase, with protein MTDKSPAENFPAGYELPKIWTWEQGNGGQFANINRPIAGPTHERELPVGKHPLQLYSLATPNGVKIGIMLEELLAAGHKGAEYDAWLIKIGDGDQFGSGFVDVNPNSKIPALLDRSTPEPTRVFESGAILLYLANKFDDAFLPKDHKARTETMNWLFWQMASAPYLGGGFGHFYAYAPVYIKYAIDRFSMEVKRQLDVLDRHLAENRYMAGSEYSIADIAIWPWYGNLAQGKAYGEAGTFLDVQSYRNVQRWTAEIAERPAVKRGRMVNRVNGDPSEQLHERHDASDFETKTQDKLAKA; from the coding sequence ATGACCGACAAATCCCCCGCCGAGAATTTTCCAGCGGGCTACGAGCTCCCGAAGATCTGGACCTGGGAACAGGGAAATGGTGGACAGTTCGCCAATATCAACCGGCCGATCGCCGGTCCGACTCATGAGAGGGAGCTGCCGGTCGGCAAGCATCCCCTGCAGCTCTATTCGTTGGCGACGCCGAACGGCGTGAAGATCGGCATCATGCTTGAGGAATTGCTGGCCGCCGGCCACAAGGGCGCCGAATACGACGCCTGGCTCATCAAGATCGGCGACGGCGACCAGTTCGGTTCCGGTTTTGTCGATGTCAATCCGAACTCGAAGATCCCGGCTCTGCTGGACCGTTCCACGCCCGAGCCGACCCGCGTTTTCGAAAGCGGCGCGATCCTTCTCTATCTCGCAAACAAGTTCGACGACGCGTTCCTGCCCAAGGACCACAAGGCGCGCACCGAAACGATGAACTGGCTGTTCTGGCAGATGGCCTCTGCGCCCTATCTCGGCGGCGGCTTCGGCCATTTCTATGCCTATGCGCCGGTCTATATCAAATATGCCATCGATCGGTTCTCGATGGAGGTGAAGCGCCAGCTCGATGTCCTGGACCGGCATCTTGCCGAAAACCGGTACATGGCAGGCTCCGAATATTCGATCGCCGATATCGCCATCTGGCCCTGGTACGGCAACCTGGCGCAAGGCAAGGCCTATGGCGAGGCCGGCACCTTCCTCGACGTCCAGAGCTACAGGAACGTCCAGCGCTGGACGGCCGAGATCGCCGAACGGCCGGCCGTCAAGCGTGGCCGGATGGTCAACCGGGTGAACGGCGATCCGTCCGAACAGCTTCACGAACGCCACGACGCTTCCGACTTCGAGACGAAGACGCAGGACAAGCTCGCCAAGGCTTGA
- a CDS encoding acetyl-CoA carboxylase biotin carboxylase subunit — translation MPALKKILIANRGEIACRVIRTARKMGIKTVAVYSDADAEALHVRMADEAVHIGPAPSSQSYIVIDKILEAIRTTGADAVHPGYGFLSENAAFAQALEKAGVAFIGPPVKAIQAMGDKITSKKIAAEAGVSTVPGHMGLIEDAEEAVRISASIGYPVMIKASAGGGGKGMRIAWNDAEAREGFQSSRNEAKNSFGDDRIFIEKFVDQPRHIEIQVLGDQHGTTLYLGERECSIQRRNQKVIEEAPSPFLDAETRRAMGEQAVALAKAVGYFSAGTVEFIVDGARNFYFLEMNTRLQVEHPVTELVTGIDLVEQMIRVASGEKLSFGQDDVKLDGWAIESRLYAEDPYRNFLPSIGRLTRYRPPAEGRQHDGTVVRNDTGVFEGGEISMYYDPMIAKLCTWAPDRLTAIDAMGKALDDFEVDGIGHNLPFLSAVMDHDRFRSGNITTAFIAEEFPEGFSGVHPDAAAAKKLAAIAVLINQALQQRAVQISGTIGNHRRILARDWVVTLAGFEEAVTLETGSDGASVRFADGTRLSVASGWLPGQSHARFHVGGEMMGVKVNLIGSAVRLRWRGMDVTARVRSPRVAELARLMPKKLPPDTSKMLLCPMPGVITSVSVKAGDAVEAGQTLATVEAMKMENVLKAERRGIVKHVAASQGQSLAVDELIMEFE, via the coding sequence ATGCCGGCGCTCAAGAAAATTCTTATCGCCAACCGCGGCGAGATCGCCTGCCGGGTCATCAGGACGGCCCGCAAGATGGGCATAAAGACGGTGGCGGTCTATTCGGACGCGGATGCCGAGGCGCTGCATGTGCGGATGGCCGACGAGGCGGTGCATATCGGCCCGGCGCCGTCTTCCCAATCCTATATCGTCATCGACAAGATCCTGGAGGCGATCCGGACGACCGGCGCGGATGCGGTGCATCCGGGTTATGGCTTCCTTTCGGAAAATGCCGCTTTCGCGCAGGCGCTGGAAAAGGCGGGCGTCGCCTTCATCGGCCCGCCGGTGAAAGCCATCCAGGCGATGGGCGATAAGATCACCTCCAAGAAGATCGCCGCCGAAGCCGGCGTCTCCACAGTTCCCGGCCACATGGGTCTGATCGAGGATGCAGAGGAGGCGGTGAGGATCTCCGCCTCGATCGGTTATCCGGTGATGATCAAGGCGTCCGCCGGCGGCGGCGGCAAGGGCATGCGCATCGCCTGGAACGATGCCGAGGCGCGCGAAGGCTTCCAGTCCTCCCGCAACGAGGCGAAGAACTCGTTCGGCGACGACCGCATCTTCATCGAAAAGTTCGTCGACCAGCCCCGCCATATCGAAATCCAGGTGCTTGGTGACCAGCACGGCACCACGCTCTATCTCGGCGAGCGTGAATGCTCGATCCAGCGCCGCAACCAGAAGGTCATCGAGGAGGCTCCGTCGCCCTTCCTCGACGCTGAAACCCGGCGGGCCATGGGAGAGCAGGCCGTCGCACTCGCGAAAGCGGTCGGTTATTTCTCGGCCGGCACGGTGGAGTTCATCGTCGACGGCGCCAGAAATTTCTACTTCCTCGAGATGAACACCCGCCTGCAGGTGGAGCACCCGGTCACCGAACTCGTCACCGGGATCGATCTCGTCGAGCAGATGATCCGCGTTGCGTCGGGCGAAAAACTGTCGTTCGGTCAGGACGACGTCAAGCTCGACGGCTGGGCGATCGAAAGCCGGCTATATGCCGAGGATCCCTACCGCAACTTCCTGCCCTCGATCGGCCGGCTGACCCGCTACCGCCCGCCGGCGGAAGGCCGGCAGCACGACGGCACCGTGGTCCGCAACGATACCGGCGTCTTCGAAGGCGGCGAGATCTCCATGTATTACGACCCGATGATCGCAAAACTCTGCACCTGGGCGCCTGATCGCCTGACGGCGATTGACGCGATGGGCAAGGCGCTCGACGATTTCGAGGTGGACGGCATCGGCCACAACCTGCCTTTCCTCTCGGCGGTCATGGACCACGATCGCTTCCGCTCCGGAAACATCACCACCGCCTTCATCGCCGAGGAATTCCCGGAAGGTTTTTCCGGCGTGCATCCGGATGCGGCGGCAGCGAAAAAGCTAGCCGCCATCGCCGTCCTGATCAATCAGGCCCTGCAGCAGCGCGCCGTGCAGATCTCCGGCACGATCGGCAATCACCGCCGGATCCTCGCCAGGGATTGGGTGGTGACCCTCGCCGGCTTCGAAGAGGCCGTCACGCTCGAAACCGGGTCTGACGGCGCCAGCGTCCGCTTTGCCGATGGAACGCGGCTTTCCGTGGCCAGCGGCTGGCTGCCGGGCCAGAGCCATGCCCGTTTCCATGTCGGCGGCGAGATGATGGGGGTCAAGGTCAACCTCATCGGCTCCGCAGTGCGGTTGCGCTGGCGCGGCATGGACGTCACCGCCCGCGTCCGTTCGCCCCGCGTGGCCGAACTTGCCCGCCTGATGCCGAAAAAACTGCCGCCCGACACCTCGAAGATGCTGCTCTGCCCCATGCCCGGCGTCATCACCTCCGTCTCGGTGAAAGCCGGCGACGCCGTCGAAGCCGGCCAGACGCTCGCCACCGTCGAGGCGATGAAGATGGAAAACGTGCTGAAGGCCGAGCGCAGGGGCATCGTCAAACACGTCGCCGCGAGCCAGGGCCAGAGTCTGGCGGTCGATGAGTTGATCATGGAGTTCGAGTAG
- the scpA gene encoding methylmalonyl-CoA mutase, producing the protein MTRKTIADWQALAEKELKRPADSLVWNTPEGIDIKPLYTEEDLHGIDHLNSLPGMKPFVRGPRATMYAGRPWTIRQYAGFSTAEASNAFYRRNLAGGQKGLSVAFDLATHRGYDSDHPRVEGDVGKAGVAIDSVEDMKILFDGIPLKDMSVSMTMNGAVIPILASFIVAGEEQGCSRAELSGTIQNDILKEFMVRNTYIYPPEPSMRIVADIIEYTAKEMPKFNSISISGYHMQEAGATLVQELAFTLADGREYVRAALAKGLSVDEFAGRLSFFFAIGMNFFMEAAKLRAARLLWSRIMEEFKPQKSSSLMLRTHCQTSGVSLQEQDPYNNVIRTAYEALSAVLGGTQSLHTNALDEAMALPTDFSARIARNTQLILNHETGITKVVDPLAGSYYVESLTNELANKAWALIEEVEAMGGMTKAVADGLPKRLIEEAATRRQAAVDRGEEIIVGVNKYRLENEDEIDILAIDNTAVRNGQIKRLEDVRRQRDPKRVAAALAVLEEAAETGEGNLLEVAIEAARARATVGEISDAMRQAFGDHSAVPEVVSDIYGPAYEDDPEYKTIVSRLGSYAQTLGSRPKIMVAKLGQDGHDRGAKVIASAFGDIGFEVLAGPLFQTPEEAADLAVKEKVQVVGMSSLAAGHRTLAPQLVEALKAKGAENVIVVVGGVVPRQDYDYLMSQGVAAVFGPGTNVLDAANSIIDLLEGKRRNI; encoded by the coding sequence ATGACCAGGAAAACCATCGCCGACTGGCAGGCGCTTGCCGAGAAGGAACTGAAGCGTCCGGCAGACAGCCTCGTCTGGAACACGCCCGAAGGCATCGACATCAAGCCGCTTTATACGGAGGAAGACCTCCATGGCATCGACCATCTCAATTCGCTGCCCGGCATGAAACCCTTCGTGCGCGGCCCGCGCGCCACCATGTATGCCGGCCGACCCTGGACGATCCGCCAATATGCCGGTTTCTCGACTGCCGAAGCGTCGAACGCCTTCTATCGCCGCAATCTCGCCGGCGGCCAGAAGGGCCTGTCGGTGGCCTTCGACCTCGCCACCCATCGCGGTTACGATAGCGACCATCCGCGGGTCGAGGGCGATGTTGGCAAGGCGGGCGTGGCGATCGACAGCGTCGAGGACATGAAGATCCTGTTCGACGGCATTCCGCTGAAGGACATGTCCGTGTCGATGACCATGAACGGCGCGGTCATCCCCATCCTCGCCTCCTTCATCGTCGCCGGCGAGGAACAGGGCTGTTCGCGGGCCGAACTGTCCGGGACCATCCAGAACGACATTTTGAAGGAGTTCATGGTCCGCAACACCTATATCTACCCGCCCGAACCCTCGATGCGGATCGTTGCCGACATTATCGAATATACGGCCAAGGAAATGCCGAAGTTCAATTCGATCTCGATATCCGGCTATCATATGCAGGAGGCGGGCGCGACGCTCGTTCAGGAACTCGCCTTCACGCTGGCAGACGGCCGCGAATATGTCCGGGCAGCACTTGCCAAGGGCCTCAGCGTCGACGAGTTCGCCGGCCGGCTGTCCTTCTTCTTTGCGATCGGCATGAACTTCTTCATGGAGGCGGCCAAGCTGCGTGCCGCCCGCCTGCTCTGGTCGCGGATCATGGAGGAGTTCAAGCCGCAGAAGTCTTCGTCGCTGATGCTGCGCACCCACTGCCAGACGTCGGGCGTGTCGCTGCAGGAACAGGACCCCTATAACAACGTCATCCGCACCGCCTATGAGGCGCTGTCGGCGGTGCTCGGCGGTACCCAGTCGCTGCACACCAACGCGCTCGACGAGGCGATGGCGCTGCCGACCGATTTCTCAGCCCGCATCGCCCGCAACACCCAGCTCATCCTGAACCACGAGACCGGCATCACCAAGGTCGTCGATCCGCTCGCCGGCTCCTATTACGTCGAGAGCCTCACCAACGAGCTTGCGAACAAGGCCTGGGCACTGATCGAGGAGGTCGAGGCCATGGGCGGCATGACCAAGGCGGTCGCCGACGGCCTGCCGAAACGGCTGATCGAGGAAGCCGCCACCCGCCGCCAGGCCGCCGTCGACCGCGGCGAGGAAATCATCGTCGGCGTTAACAAATACCGGCTGGAAAACGAGGACGAGATCGACATTCTCGCCATCGACAATACCGCCGTGCGCAACGGCCAGATCAAGCGGCTGGAGGACGTGCGGCGGCAGCGCGATCCGAAGCGCGTGGCGGCGGCGCTTGCAGTGCTGGAGGAAGCCGCTGAAACGGGCGAGGGAAACCTGCTGGAAGTGGCGATCGAAGCCGCCCGCGCCCGCGCGACCGTCGGTGAAATCTCCGATGCGATGCGCCAGGCCTTCGGCGACCACTCGGCGGTGCCGGAGGTGGTCAGCGATATCTACGGACCCGCTTATGAGGACGATCCGGAATACAAGACGATCGTCTCGCGGCTTGGCAGCTATGCCCAGACGCTTGGCAGCAGGCCGAAGATCATGGTCGCCAAGCTCGGCCAGGACGGTCACGATCGCGGCGCCAAGGTGATCGCCTCGGCCTTCGGCGATATCGGCTTCGAGGTTCTGGCCGGCCCGCTGTTCCAGACACCCGAGGAGGCGGCCGACCTTGCGGTCAAGGAGAAGGTCCAGGTGGTCGGCATGTCGTCGCTCGCCGCCGGCCACAGGACACTCGCGCCCCAGCTCGTTGAAGCGTTGAAGGCAAAAGGTGCCGAAAACGTCATCGTCGTGGTCGGCGGCGTCGTGCCCCGGCAGGACTACGATTACCTGATGAGCCAAGGCGTCGCCGCCGTCTTCGGCCCTGGCACCAATGTTCTGGATGCCGCCAACTCCATCATCGACCTCCTGGAGGGCAAGCGGCGGAATATCTGA
- a CDS encoding sugar-binding transcriptional regulator: MEQRELMVRAAWLYHVEGLTQQQISERMNITRRRVNEILSEALEAGVVRISFDSVLAESVELETKLRKRYGLMDAVVIPTPGDAALLHSVLGRGAAGFLGRLIQTQKPASIGVGWGSTLRETIQHIPSLNEPQIKVRSMMGGLTQGSEINTFEIVRGFAQVLNAQCRYFVAPIYAESPESRDAIISQAVFQRTFRQICEVDVAYLSVGDVSQQSLQVRYGLPEGMTEQILRKAGAVGDLMGRYLDATGKEIDHPLNRQVLAPEMQDFRRIGCRIVASGGPHKHKILQAVAQSGLVNVLITDADSAKAMLAAK, encoded by the coding sequence ATGGAGCAGCGTGAATTGATGGTGCGGGCCGCGTGGCTCTATCACGTGGAGGGGCTTACCCAGCAGCAGATCTCGGAGCGGATGAACATCACCCGGCGGCGGGTGAACGAGATCCTTTCGGAAGCGCTGGAAGCGGGCGTGGTGCGGATCAGTTTCGATTCCGTGCTGGCGGAAAGCGTGGAGTTGGAAACCAAGCTGCGCAAGCGTTATGGGCTTATGGACGCGGTTGTCATTCCGACACCGGGCGATGCGGCTCTGCTGCATTCGGTGCTCGGGCGCGGCGCGGCCGGCTTTCTCGGGCGGCTGATCCAGACGCAGAAACCCGCCTCGATCGGCGTCGGCTGGGGCTCGACGCTGCGCGAGACGATCCAGCACATTCCGTCGCTCAACGAACCGCAGATCAAGGTGCGCTCGATGATGGGTGGCCTCACCCAGGGTTCAGAGATCAACACGTTCGAGATCGTGCGCGGCTTCGCGCAGGTGCTGAACGCCCAGTGCCGCTATTTCGTAGCGCCGATCTATGCCGAGAGCCCGGAATCGCGCGATGCGATCATCTCGCAGGCGGTGTTCCAGCGGACGTTCAGGCAGATCTGCGAGGTGGATGTCGCGTACCTCAGCGTCGGCGACGTGTCGCAGCAATCGCTGCAGGTGCGTTACGGCCTGCCCGAAGGCATGACCGAACAGATCCTCAGGAAAGCCGGCGCGGTCGGCGACCTGATGGGCCGTTATCTCGACGCCACGGGCAAGGAGATCGACCACCCGCTGAACCGCCAGGTGCTGGCACCCGAGATGCAAGACTTCCGCAGGATCGGCTGCCGCATCGTCGCGTCAGGCGGGCCGCACAAGCACAAGATCCTGCAAGCGGTGGCGCAGAGCGGTCTTGTCAACGTGCTGATCACCGATGCCGACAGCGCGAAAGCCATGCTGGCGGCGAAGTAG